One Palaemon carinicauda isolate YSFRI2023 chromosome 4, ASM3689809v2, whole genome shotgun sequence DNA segment encodes these proteins:
- the LOC137639428 gene encoding uncharacterized protein, whose amino-acid sequence MPVPGSLTLAAWRERRDKGRRRARVCVALWRKASATVSLKLRPAIRCSSEDALDSLHDDEEFVFQPGYSFHSSSLYTSYPSPMHSATYHLDRNIFNTALKRTKTKPHKPAVATNRNNYVDYRNLHWVGGGGVQLTPELGYNERCIDECIAKTKAAEAKNDSKEKTIEKDRDQSSVTKANVTKDTMGDSSSSGVESMTHESDGSAISWTTNKSKSPKEHSYPPKIHNTHHQLRNRTNKTSWDRRASWQKVSNKAVASQLIQPSSTIYSIYQTSIKKPVPRFGKSSPVFSSRKFYTEPSRNAVPIPLKVEPIYARPIKKKPSKTISPTPENCIIKKPEIEDQKSFHREIELDCDSPPPPLPRDPPPISPCQSPVTEWPPLPPPPPPPPRSPSPSSSSPPPPPLPSNPPPPIQSVTKDCFFLPSDSSSLNEIDPYAKTTSSHPLDDNKDGCVFDVTPSAPAVSACAAKETSNYVEVHDTSALCRLVIRAGLSTHDTSHGSVDYAQYTSKSIHSNTKAIENATSNGAWHIVSRTANFEDLSGPGTSPNDRLSLNYSSSESDQVGQIQKKVPYRYDNNGDSEATSLESSSSSASWRWCSVSMATTSVPRTPPPPPPPPRPTNPELPIPPTALYKERIKNRNRQLQANNRFQRNGNLRSYLRQPAIKTSGKILL is encoded by the coding sequence ATGCCCGTCCCAGGGAGTCTGACGTTGGCCGCTTGGCGCGAGAGACGCGACAAAGGGCGTCGCCGGGCAAGGGTGTGCGTGGCCCTATGGAGGAAGGCCAGTGCCACCGTCAGCCTCAAACTTCGCCCCGCCATCAGGTGTTCGTCGGAAGATGCCCTGGACTCGCTGCATGACGACGAGGAATTCGTCTTCCAGCCCGGGTATTCCTTCCATTCCTCGTCCCTGTATACGTCCTACCCGTCTCCGATGCACTCGGCCACTTACCACCTCGACAGAAACATCTTTAACACGGCACTGAAAAGAACGAAGACGAAGCCTCATAAGCCAGCGGTGGCTACGAATCGTAACAATTACGTGGATTACAGGAATCTGcattgggtggggggagggggtgtcCAACTAACCCCCGAATTGGGCTATAACGAAAGGTGTATCGACGAATGTATAGCCAAGACCAAAGCGGCCGAGGCCAAAAACGACTCTAAAGAGAAGACCATTGAAAAGGATAGGGATCAAAGCAGTGTAACCAAGGCTAATGTCACGAAGGATACGATGGGAGACAGTTCCTCGAGTGGCGTGGAAAGTATGACCCACGAGAGCGATGGAAGTGCCATCTCTTGGACGACCAACAAGTCAAAGTCTCCCAAGGAACATTCATATCCTCCGAAGATACACAATACGCATCACCAGCTAAGGAACAGGACTAATAAAACGTCTTGGGACAGAAGAGCGTCTTGGCAGAAAGTATCGAATAAAGCCGTCGCGTCTCAGTTAATACAACCTTCAAGCACAATCTACTCCATCTATCAGACTTCTATCAAAAAGCCAGTGCCCCGGTTTGGCAAGTCGTCACCTGTGTTTTCGAGTCGTAAGTTTTATACGGAGCCCAGCAGAAACGCCGTTCCTATCCCCCTTAAAGTTGAGCCCATATATGCTCGGCCCATCAAGAAGAAACCATCGAAGACCATATCACCCACTCCAGAAAACTGCATTATCAAGAAACCGGAGATTGAGGATCAAAAGTCATTTCATCGTGAAATCGAGTTAGATTGCGATTCACCACCGCCTCCTCTTCCTCGCGACCCACCACCCATATCTCCATGTCAGTCTCCTGTGACTGAGTGGCCTCCTCTAcccccaccacctcctcctcctcctcgttctccaagcccttcttcttcttctcctcctcctccgcctcttcCGTCGAATCCACCTCCGCCCATTCAATCAGTAACCAAGGACTGCTTTTTCCTTCCATCCGACTCCTCCTCGTTGAATGAAATTGACCCCTACGCCAAAACGACTTCGTCACACCCCTTAGATGACAATAAAGATGGCTGTGTCTTTGATGTCACGCCCAGTGCCCCAGCCGTGTCCGCATGCGCCGCCAAAGAAACGTCGAATTACGTGGAAGTCCATGACACTTCCGCCCTGTGTCGTTTGGTCATCCGAGCGGGGCTGAGCACCCACGACACGTCCCACGGTTCAGTCGATTATGCTCAGTATACCTCGAAATCTATTCATTCAAATACGAAAGCTATAGAAAATGCGACATCAAACGGCGCTTGGCATATAGTCTCGCGCACCGCGAATTTCGAAGATTTGTCGGGACCAGGCACGTCGCCTAACGACAGACTTTCCCTGAATTACTCATCGAGTGAGTCGGATCAAGTCGGACAGATTCAAAAGAAAGTTCCCTATCGTTACGATAATAATGGCGACTCAGAAGCCACTAGCCTCGAATCATCATCTTCCTCTGCATCTTGGAGGTGGTGCTCGGTGTCCATGGCTACGACCTCTGTACCTCGTACTccaccacctccacctcctccaccACGTCCTACCAATCCAGAACTTCCAATACCGCCAACCGCTTTGTACAAGGAAAGGATCAAGAACAGGAATCGTCAACTCCAGGCTAACAATCGCTTCCAACGAAATGGAAACTTGAGATCTTATTTGAGACAGCCTGCGATTAAGACGTCGGGTAAGATACTATTGTAG